In Synergistetes bacterium HGW-Synergistetes-1, the genomic window CCTGTCTTCATGCCTGTTGGCACTCAGGCCACTGTTAAAGCGATGACCCCGCCGGAACTTGAAGAGATCGGAGCTCAGATAATTCTCGGCAACACATACCACCTCTACATGCGTCCTGGAGCTGATATCGTTGAAGAGGCAGGCGGGCTGCATAAGTTCATGCAATGGCATCACCCCATACTTACCGACAGCGGCGGATTTCAGGTCTTCTCCCTCTCAGAACTGAGAAAGATAACGGATGAGGGTGTCGAGTTCAGGTCCCACCTTGACGGCAGCAAACACTTCATGCGTCCCGAAGATTCCATGGACATACAGCAGAAGCTTGGCAGCGATATAGCGATGGCTTTTGACGAATGCGTCGTCTGGCCGACCACTGAAGAGTATTCAAGGGCCGCCATGGAGAGGACTATAAGCTGGGCCGGGAGATGCAAGGAACATCATTCAAGAGAAGATCAGGCCCTTTTCGGGATAGTACAGGGTTCTATGTTTGAAGCCCAGCGTATAGAATGCATAAAAAGACTTGAAGAAATCGGCTTTCCCGGTTACGGCATAGGAGGCCTCTCCGTAGGGGAATCCCATGAGGATATGTACAGGATCCTTGACGCCCTATGCCCCGAAAT contains:
- a CDS encoding tRNA guanosine(34) transglycosylase Tgt — translated: MFEYRLIAECPETGARAGELITPHGVIETPVFMPVGTQATVKAMTPPELEEIGAQIILGNTYHLYMRPGADIVEEAGGLHKFMQWHHPILTDSGGFQVFSLSELRKITDEGVEFRSHLDGSKHFMRPEDSMDIQQKLGSDIAMAFDECVVWPTTEEYSRAAMERTISWAGRCKEHHSREDQALFGIVQGSMFEAQRIECIKRLEEIGFPGYGIGGLSVGESHEDMYRILDALCPEMPVNKPRYLMGVGHPANLIEGVARGIDMFDCVLPTRNGRNGGVLTSFGKLNLKNRGFARDFTPIDPSCGCYTCRNFTRAYIRHLYTAGEILAARLCSWHNLYFLVNLMRDARKAIIEGRYPQFRRDFFSKYNEGPIQP